The genomic region AGCAATAGCTCCCCTTTCTAAACACAGACCCCAAACCTTCCCTTAAAGCCCACAGCTCTGCGGCAGTACTTGATCTAACACATCTGGATTTTACAAATCCCACAACCCACTGCCCTGCGTTGTCTCTGAGCAAGCCACCACACCCTGCCCGCCCACTAGAGCTAACAAAAGAACCATTAGTATTCAATTTTTGCCACCCCATTGCAGGTTTCAGCCATTGAACTTGCCTAACAAGCCTATCCCTCCCCACATGAGGCTCCAGAACACAATACATAATTTCTCGCGTTTGCATTTCCTCAGCCTTCACCAAAAAAGGGTTGGCGGGTTGTTGTTTGAAAGCCCATTTGTTCCGTTGGAGCCACAAATTCCACAGCTCAAGCAAGAAGAAATTGCTCCATTCATAATCCTTACTAGCTGCCTTCAAAGAACctgtggcatttttttaaatccaGGACTCTATGCCATCAGAGAAGGAAGACTTGAGACTATCTGGGCAGCTAGAACACTCCCAGAAGGCTTTAGCAATCGGACACTCTCTTAGAACATGGATAATGCTCTCCACCGGATCAGTGCAACTATCACAGTCACCCAAACCTTCAATACCCCTATGAGCCAAAATAGATTTCACTGGTAAGCTCAAGTGCAAGCACTTCCacaagaatatttttatttttggcaaagTTTGTAGCGATTGTCCTTCATTTGCTTGTTGATGTCTTCTTCATACATGTATTGTCAATTTTATGATCATCACCCTCCCTAATGACTCTGCTTTGTTGTTAACATCTCCCCTTACATCATTCATGTGAACAATGCAAGCCAAGGACTTATTTATGGGTTTCTTCGAAGAAGATGACCCATTCAACGAATTCttctatacttttttttggggtggttTGTTGAAGGTGCACTATTTTCCTTTAACTCtttcaaacataattttttttttgtttagttttgtttattttagttttatttttttccattttctaattccaacattttctaattttatataaatatattgttgcaACATAGTTAATGTAAAGTCGCAATTCGTGCCTAAGCCCAACAAGAGGaagggtataggcccaaagagcccaatacaataaatttatagagaatgagtcagaaatcttgtttctaatgaACTTACACGGTAACAACAATGGCCCAAGATTACAAAATGAAAAGGATGAATGagtttatatgatgaaacttATCCTCGAACTCAAGCCGAGGACCAGATTCTTATCTTTCTCATCTcttaaagattaattacaaatatccagtctatagtgttttctctttctatatCTCGATCCCCCTCTTCTCCGGGACCTCCCTCCTTCTTATACTTCCTCCTCCCCTCCTTTCTTGCTCTCCACATGTAGATTTAGATTGCTCCCCtcaatacttgtcccatcagactcttcttgaagtctttagataatagctgtaaggctgaaaatcactgttcaggtatcacttcctcattaatgaggccagagacttaggtataaagcattcaatacggtggtagcagctttttctgagatatttcccAACTGTCCTTGCTCTTTGTGCCCTTGCGAAACATATCTTCACCCACAAGACCTGCTAAAAGATCATTCTAGTCAACATGACGTACCACCTAACCCTTACCTCacttatccgaggagatatcCCTCCTCGGATTACTTCCATTAACCTCTTTCACAACAGTTTGTTCGTGGGCCTTTAAGTTTAACATCTCTGTTACCATCAATCCGCTCTCGGACAGGTAAATATCTTCGGACACAGCCCATGGCCCAAAACGCATCTTGGGCCTTTTATGCTCACAGttaattatttgaaattatttttatttttatttatatgtacttaattaagaaatttattatgatGGAATCATTgtcttttgataattttatattttaaaaaaatcattagccCCGTAATGAATGCCGTGCATCCATCTTAATATTAATTTGTTAATACAATGCTATTATAGgtcaaatgaaaattaataaaatattatttcttatttaataGGGGTATACGTATAATAGTAATTaatatcaaattaattttgtttttagaaaatatcaacttatttgttagtttttagtttttcctctcaatcaaataaagaagaaaaggtgCACCCACTTTCTATCCTTAGATTGTTCCATCCCTTCAACTAGATACACATGAaagaaatcaatattttttttctttcctcctaatttttttaatactccatctatttttcatcctcttatTTTGCTATCCTCTCAAGCAAATAGACtcttaagaaaatattatatttggtgTACCTTCAAAATTGATTTGAGATAGATGCACGCAAATTTAGTTTCACTTGTGCAAAATTTGATCAACTTATTCAAAAGGCTTGCTTGGATTAAGGTGGAGTTTTTGTAAAAAGAATGTAGATTGCTTAATGGACTTTGAGTGAAGGTGGAAACCTGTTAAAATTGTCTTAAATTCCTATTTTGtgatttagtttaaaatttcatatggcagaaaaaaaaaaaatcccttgtAAAAGAAGGAATTTGGTGTTCCATATTCACTTATTCATTTAGAAATTCACCAAGGAATaggtattgaattttttttttttttttgataggagaaattgaaatttaatatatggACGacattgaaaataatttaatggTTTTAGCACAATAGGTCTTCCCGATGGAAAAATGAGAAGACTCTTTCAGAAGAATGTTAAGTGGGATTCCTTAAAGGGTGGCTCCTATTATGGATGAATGTCAATCCTACAACAACCTTAACGTAGGTAGAGATTATAAGAATGAGGAAGAAACAGAGGGCTAACCAAAGCATGCTTAGACATACTCCCAACTTGCACGAACCTTTGCCAGAGAAAGATCCCACTGGACCCAATTTGTGCAATCTGCAACCAACATGATGAGACGGTGGCTCACACTTTTTGGGGATGCCCCATGGATAGAAATGTATGGGCAATGGTGGTTGGGAAGCTGAAGAAACGAAACTCAGTTGCAGAGGACTTCTATAGTTTGGTGCGAGAACTGATGGCTGTGTTGACGTCAAATGAAATGGAGGTTTGGGCTATAGTATCATGGGCCATCTCCTCTATGTTTCTTTGAAGCATCTCTACTAAGTAAAGAGATTGAATATCAAACCCACCTTAATTGTCCCTTGGGCTATAGCTATTGgtaaagaaaaagcaaaagaaaaagcaaaagaaaaagaaaaagaaaaaaaagaagagaaaagaaaaataaaggctaaaatgcaaaattcaccctctaagtttcacaatttttcatttcagtcctttaagtttgcattttgtcatttcagtcatcTAAGTTTCAATTCTCCTCAATTCAATCTTCTGTTAATATTCCATCCATGCTTACCGTTAATTTGTCCAAAAATGATGTTGTTTTgccctttttttaatatttcattttttaattatttatttcttaattaaaaaaacgttaattaataaataaataaaaaacccagTCCATCCCCCATCTGAAGAACACGAACCATATGAAGAACACGAAATAGAAACCCACTACCTACTCCGCAGATCGTGAGGGAGAGAAGGTATTCCgcagaaagaaaattaaagcaacCTAGTAAGGCTCTAATACTAGCATATCGTGAGGAAGAAAGTGAGCAATTGATGCACGTCTAACCCCAGCAAAAAGGCTCTTCCTCCGACCTGAAATAAGCCAAGTAATCCACTGTGAAATCGAGTTAAAGAACCCCATAGACCCAAACTAAACCCAGGTACTCAACTCAATGATGCTCAAGCACCCAAGGTTCTCTAGCCTCAGGGTCAGTGATGCCAAGTACACCAAGAGCGGAACTGCCGGAATAccttctctccctctcgatcTCTCGGTCCCGAtctctttttctccctcttGATCTCgctctctccctctcgatcTCAATTATTAATGGGTTAGGTAGTTGGGTAGGAGTGGGTTGTGGGGTTTCTATTTCGTGTTCTTCAGATGGGGGATGGactaggttttttatttatttatttttaattaacgttttttaattaagaaataaataattaaataaaaatgaaatattaaataatgGGCAAAACGACATCGTTTTTGGACAAGTTAACAATAGGCATGGATGAAATATTAACAGAAGACTGAATTGAGAAAGAttgaaacttaaaggactgaaatgacaaaatgcaaacttagaggactgaaatgaaaaatggtGAAACATAGAgagtgagttttgcattttagctaaaaataagataaagaatatattattatttaattaattaatttttaattttgtaataaaatatagtgttgatgatgattttttttctccttctaaATTGCTGATTTGGATTAAATAATAGACAAATTTTAGCTAcaaaccttactcaatatctttttattgaaagtgaattttgacaaatctccTGTTGGATTAAATCAAGGCAAAATCTGAACACGACCTAATCCAACAAAGTTTGACAGGGCCTAGTCCAACAACCCGGTCATTTGGACCCAGgcctcattaaaaaaaaaaaaaaaattcatgttaaTCCCTATAATTGTAATACAAGAATGGCCTGAAATTTCTTCATAACAGTGGCCCAAAATTGGAAGCCCGAAGAACCCAATCTGAACCTGTCTGCTGACCCTCAAGTCaatttcagaaatttcaacatcTATCTAACGATTCCCCCCTCATGATCCGACCCATGAACACCGAAACCCACAAATAATCGGAATCGGAATCGGATCGACCGGCCCATCAATGCAAAGGGTTTTAGCCGAGTGAGCATTTCCAATACCCAAAAACCCtgaaatttcttcttctttacatTTCTAAATTTCTCTGTTTTCTTACGAAAATTTCAATGATTAATTGTAGGAAATTGAACCCTAGAACTTTCTATTCACTCATTAGAAACCCTAGTTCTAGCTGTACCTCTTCATTTCACTCTTTCAATTCAATAACCCCTAATTTGTACACAATTGAACTGTATTCATGTTGCAAACGCTTCAGTTTTTTGAACTCTATAATGGGTCTCAATTCAATTTCCCAAAGGCTTTCTCTATCAAAAGACCCTAATTTTGTCAACCCTAGTTTTAGTAGAAATTACTGCTCTGTGAAGAATGGTGATGGTGGGTCTGGTGAGTGGACTGAGGAGATAGATTATTTGGATGAATCAGGGAGTGTTATTTACAGTGGGAAAGGTGTGAGGTCAGTTGAGCCTGGTGTTGATGACCATGTGATGGTGGGTGGGATAAAGAAGCCATTTTTGAATGCTTCTGCTGTTGCTAAGATTGTTGAGGTTGTGAAAAGGTGGAAATGGGGACCTGAGTTGGAGACCCAGTTGGATAAACTCCAATTTGTACCAACTATGACTCACATTACTCAAGCCTTGAAGGTTGTTAAGGATAGTGATGTTTGTTTGAGTTTGTTTAGATGGGCTAGGAGGCAGCCATGGTATTTGCCAAATGATGAGTGTTATGTGATGCTGTTTGATGGGTTAAACCAAAATAGAGATTTTGATGGAATCCAGttgttgtttgatgaaatgGTTGGTGATTCTAGTAATAATGGGATTTCATCATTTACTGCGTATAATCGGGTAATTCAGTATTTGGCTAAAGCTGAGAAATTGGAGGTGTCATTTTGTTGTTTTAAGAAGGTTCAGGATTCAGGTTGTAAAATTGATGTCCAAACATATAACTCTCTTATTACATTGTTTTTGAATAAGGGTTTGCCATATAAGGCATTTGAGATATATGGAAGCATGGAAGCAGCAGGGTGTTTGTTGGATGGGTCAACTTATGAGTTGATGATACCAAGTCTGGCGAAATCAGGCCGTCTTGATGCCGCTTTCAAGCTCTTCCAGGAGATGAAAGAGAGGAATTTTCGGCCTGGCTTCAGTGTCTTCTCGTCACTTGTTGATTCAATGGGCAAAGCTGGGAGATTGGACACCTCAATGAAGGTGTACATGGAAATGCAGGGTTATGGGCTCCGATCATCTGctatgatgtatgtttctttgaTTGAGTCATATGTGAAGGCCGGGAAGTTAGATGCTGCTCTTAGGCTTTGGGATGAGATGAAGAAAGCAGGGTTCAGGCCTAACTTTGGGCTGTACACATTGATTGTTGAGTCACATGCAAAATCTGGGAAGCTTGATATTGCGATGTCTGCCTTTAAAGATATGGAAAAGGCTGGATTTTTACCAACCCCATCTACATATTCTTGTCTCTTGGAAATGCATGCTGCCACTGGACAAGTAGATTCTGCCATGAAGCTCTATAACTCGATGACGAATGCAGGTCTGAGACCAGGTTTAAGTACTTATACTGCCCTTTTGACGCTTTTGGCTAACAAGAAGCTTGTGGATGTGGCTGCCAAAATTTTACTTGAAATGAAGGCCATGGGGTATTCTGTTGATGTGAGTGCTAGTGATGTTTTGATGGTGTATATCAAGGATGGTTCTGTTGATCTTGCTTTGAGATGGTTACGCTTCATGGGTTCATCAGGTAttagaacaaataattttataatcagACAATTGTTTGAGTCATGTATGAAGAACGGTTTGTATGAGTCAGCCAAACCTCTCCTTGAAACATATGTGAGCTCTGCTGCAAAAGTTGATCTCATACTATACACATCAATTTTAGCGCATCTTGTGAGATGCCAGGAAGAGGAGAATGAGAAGCATTTGATGTCTATTCTTAGTGCTACCAAACATAGGGCGCACTCTTTCATGTGTGGACTCTTCACAGGCCCAGAGCAGAGGAAACAACCAGTTTTATCTTTTGTGAGGGATTTCTTTCAGAGCATTGATTATGAGTTGGAAGAGGGGGCTGCAAGGTACTTTGTCAATGTTCTTCTCAACTATCTTGTTCTAATGGGGCAGATAAACCGAGCTCGATGTGTTTGGAAGGTTGCCTATGAGAATAAGCTTTTCCCAAAGGCAATAGTCTTCGATCAACATATTGCTTGGTCCCTTGATGTTAGAAACTTGTCAGTGGGAGCTGCTCTAATAGCAGTTGTGCACACCCTCCATAGATTCAGAAAACGCATGTTGTATTACGGTGCTGTCCCAAGACGCATTAAATTGGTTACAGGACCTACCTTGAAGATTGTGGTTGCCCAGATGTTGAGTTCTGTAGAATCTCCTTTTGAGGTCAGTAAGGTGGTTCTAAGAGCCCCTGGAGATTCTGTCATGAAGTGGTTTAAGAAACCAATTGTTCAACAATTTCTTCTAAATGAAATTCCATCAAGGTCTGATATCCTCCTGCACAAGCTGAACACACTTTTTCCCAGTTCAGCACCTGAAATTAGATCTCTGTCTCCTCCCAAGCCTCTCATTGCAAGGAGGGCAATGTAAACATATCTGATATCAGTTATAGGCCTTGTATTTGTGAAATGGAACTGTaagttattatattttttagtggTGTTTTTTTCCTACCTTGGGTCTCTTATTTCATATTGATGAGACATTCATATAGACCAAAAAAGAAGTGGAAGTATTggcaaaataaataagaaattataaaaattcaaagaagAAGTGTTAATCCCATGATTGAGAAACATTTACACATTGAgttgtattttgaaaatctatgtTATTTCTGAAACTCAAATTGTTCTAATATCAATGAAATTTGAACTTTGCTTTTAGTGGCTTCCAatcttataatatatatttttggataagtaaataattttattgaaatctGAAAAAAGTGTGATCCCAATACACTAGCTGCATACATTAGGAcatacaaagaaaagaaagaaaagaaaaaaaagaaatctgaaAAAGAAACAACTATGAAAATCTCAAGGAGGCCAAATAATCTAGGAACCCCGCAATTGAAAATAATGTAGGTGGTGATATCTACTCAAGGACTTGAGGAATATATATTTCAGCTTGGTCACGCCAAGTTCTTTGCCCTCAAAGCAATTGGCATTACATTCCTTCCAAATGGACCACATGAGATACAATGGAGTTGCTTGCCACACAGCCCCATTGCCATGCCTACCAAAGCACCCCTTCCAACCCTTGATCATCTCCCAAACCAAAAGGGGCATTACCCATGACACACCAAACAAGGAGTATACCATATCTCACATATCCTATGGCACTTCACAGTGAAGAAACAATGATTCACATCCTCACCACATTTTTTACAAATGAAGTACCATGTTGTGacatttataatataaattcaCATAACAATGTCATATTGgctattgaaaattttatttgttgttgataTCTTACTTCATAGATGATGCTTTTATTCTCGACTGATTTCAATGTTTTATCTGCACAGAATTTGTtcaatatatttgtttatattgatGTGTCCACATGACCAAGTGATATTCAATGTACATTATTTGAGAGGCAAGACAGTTTGTCAAACGGTGGCAAATGAGGagctttttgagttttaaagctgaaaatgattaatttgttaattttggatAAAAGTTATATGTGTGgtatttttctcattcatattcaaaatatattttctttttggcaaaaattatcattttagcTTTGATATTGCATTTGAAATgtttgtttgagattttttgtgTATGCTTACATGCAGATAGGAGCATGCATGTCTGCATGCGGCTTATTTTCTAAAGAAGATAAGAAATTTTGAATCCTGAAACcatcattttataaaatctaTTCTATCTATAAAATAAGTCAAGGAAGGCTGGGAAGTTGTGACAACTGCTGGCCACAACTCTCCCCCAGCCCcaattaaatttttgaaagaggGGAATACAAATGAAATCTGCTTCTCCTGGATGCCTTACCTCATAAAGTGGCATTTGACTCATTGTGCGTCAGCTGCTTTATACCAAGATGCATGTCTTTCTGCTGTTCTTACTTAACTCACCTGAATTTAAGTTCCAATTggtagattttctttttcttttcgcAGGCCTCTTCTTTATTGAGTCAAATCTAGCCGCATCTACTGGCGATAAGCAAGTTTCTCCTATTGGATTTGACATAATATGTCCTGCTATGATTGAGTATGccaaaaatttggatttgaataTCCCTGTAGGGGCAACAAATTTAGATGCTTTGTTCCACAAGGGAGAGTTGGAGCTTAAAAGGTACAGTAGTAATTCAGTTTTGGTTTATGTTCAGCTTTATTATTtagtgaatttaattttttgttcttgtgTTTGAGTAATGTCCTTGAGAAGAATGGACATGACAAAAATGAGCCAATCTCATACTTGGGATGTAAAGCTAGCCTAGTCAACTGGGTACTAAGCTCATCAAGCTGAGCTACCTTGGATGAAATTTGATTGGCTTGGGATGTAAAGCTAGTATGGTTAAGCCTCCCATTTGGCTTGTTTGGTTTGTTAGAACAATCAAATGGTATTTTGAAGCAGGTGTGAAAAAACATTATTTCCTCTAATGATACAAACTGTTCATATATAAAATGTGCTCTTTTTAAAGGCTCTGAAATAGTAGTAAAACTAGTATGGAATGTTTTAGTTATGAATGATGCCCCTAAATTCATCCAACTAAACCATCTCTATTCCAACTGGGAAGGAGAGTTCCTACTTAGTGTAAGTTTTGGACAGACTGGGGAAGTCACAGGACTGGGAAATGGTCTTGAAATGGTCACTGGCTCACTGTTTAATTTGTCGCTCACAACAGCAGCTGCTTTTACTCACCTTAAAAGTTCTGGTTGTCTTAGTTACCTTCCTGGCACTCAATAAGTTTGGGGATGCAGGTTCCTCCCTCCACCTTTTCTATAGTTTGCTATGTATATTTAGTTTCTGATAATTATTTGGTTATTttcaatattgatttttttcttcctacGGTTTATCCTCTAGATATATATGCTCGTCTTTGTATGGTTGACTGTCCTGAAATGTTGTGAATTGATCTGCACTTCTGGAAGGAGATCAAAAGTGTATTAGATGAAACATACAGGTAATGTCATTTTAGGTGATTGCACCAATTATCGTGTGATAGAtagtcactttgaagattaatAAATTCATACCAGTTTCAACTATCTTGATATCATGACTGgcattttcttgaaatttttattatagCAGGGTCAAAGGTTGGCACGTGTAACAAGATAAGTTGGCATACTGAACTAGAAGCCACTCCTTTTGTTggcaaaaaatcattttaatctCGAATTACTAGTTTTCCTTGTTACTAGTGGATAGTGGTTGTTACTTGACCATGGTGTCTAGAAAAAATCCATTAAATTGTCAGTCATTGTGATAGCTTCTTGCTTTAAATAATGCAAGGAAGCGtaatatcatcttttttttgtacaattttCCATTTTCATGTAAGCAGGTGGGTTATAGAGAGCAGATTAGACAAGCTAAAGCCTACTGTTGCTTCTCTGGCGCAGTGACCTTTTTTTCCCCTGAACTTTCCgatcctcaaaaaaataaaaaaatgaaacaaatatcaGTCCTGCTTTTGTTATTGATGTAGCTATACACTTCTCATATTTGATAGATAATATtgattatattaatatataaatgaaaactTTTGGACTACTTGTAAAATtcgaaaaatttgaaaattattctgTTGCAGTGTTGTTAGATTCTCTTTTTTACTGTCCTATAGCTGAATATACTAACCAAGGTAATGATAATTTTAATACTCAATAGAAATTCTGTTCTTCtgatttaatttgtttatctttCCATAATATATACTAAATGTGGATTGAATAGTGTATTCTGCTGTTGAGATTCTTAAGATAACATTTTCGTGTCAATGAAATCGCAAATATCAACTCTGGTGAAGAACATATTTTACAGAATTTAGACCTCGAAGAAATTGAGGATCCAGCAAATCAGGTACATGTGGCTATATTTTAGGGGTCCCCTTGCACCGCCCTGCTTGGTTGTGActattatttgatatataaattGATGATGTATTATCTAGTCCAGCTATTTTCTATTGCAATCCACAATGTAAATATCTGTGCAATGGTTGTATTGTATGAAATGTAGCTAACACCCATTATGGGTGCATTTGATTTCAACACGTATCTTGGACCATCATTGCAGTAAATTTAAGTCAAATGTAATATCTAGGCTGGGAACccgaaaaaagaaagaaaaagaactgTCATGCATGATATGAGATACAGATTGTTGGCTAGAAAGAGGGATAAAAAGATCATTTCAAGACAGTTTTGAGTACCCAAGAGCATTGTAGCTCAGTTGGATTGCCTGTCTCCTCTATGAATAGAACCAAGGTTCAAACCCCCTCTCCCCCACTTACCATAACAataattatacaaaaagaaaaaacaaaagacagtTTTGAGTAGTTTCTGGAGGTTACCAGCTTCTGTTTTGCACTCTATATCAGGTAGTTGTAGACTTGTAGTTTCTgaagttttttttccccttttagaTTGAGCTGGTGTCCTGTGAGTGGAGTTTGCAGCGTAACTGTGTGTTTTTGTCTTGCttttatcatctttttctcatttgtttgaaaaaatttcttattaatttttttttaaaaagaagagaaaaagagtcAATTTGATGGCAAGCAGTGTGTTCTGTCCATACTCTatattgagagaaaaaatagaaaagaaaaaaaaaatgaatacacCATTAGAACACACCTAGACTTTATTGGCTAAGCTAGTTGTACATGTGTCACATGATTTACTTGTTCAGTTGTTTCTGTGTTTTTAAGTCCAAGAGAGAACTACAGGTATCGGGGtgatcttttcttttgcttttcttcCCCCCAAACACTAGGCTGCATAACAGGATAGCTCTCCTTTGATCATAAACTCCTTAATCTCTAACTCTTCCCAATCAATAAGAAAAGATTGAATAATAAGCTTTTGGTACAACTcagaaaaattacaaactaaattaACCGacactttaaaaaataatattagtttCATTCTTTCAATAATAGGGATTCTATCTGTTATGGATATTAATAATGGGATTAAAGACTAatataaagttttaaaagagaaaaaaagaaaagcacatGTAATGGAAATTCAGACTAAAATTACTAAAAGCAACTGGCTTAACATTACACATCCTGGTGACCAtcactaaaaatatattaatattgtcAAGGTGTATTGTTCAAAACTTTGTTATTTCTACAAACATACTAATCTAGTAAAAATGATGGAGTTGAATTAGGTTTTAGGCTTTTAACTTCAAATCaagatttaaaatatattagaacACATATTATCATTGGTGTTCTATGTTCATATACATTGTTAAATTTCCAATAGTTCTCACTTACAAAGCCTCAAGAGATTAGAGGGGGAAtggcaaagaaaaagaaggcaaaTTGATTTTGGTTGCTATCAGTAAAGCAGGTATAGTAGGCTGGGATCTAATTCTTTTTAAATCCTTGGAAGTACAAGTTGTCATTGGTATTCCTTGTAAGTACATTTTAAATCTAATAGTTCCCACTTGAGAAGTACAAGTCTGCCTTGTGCTCTATCCAGCAGGCAAGAATATTTAAATTGTCAAGTTAGGTATCTCTTTTGTGAAGATACTGTGTCAACTAGGATATGGACATGCATACTTGGGTGAGACTATTTTctatatatcaataaaatttgattttttatcaaaaagaaaaagaaaagaaaaggatgtGGGCATGACAGGGTggtataaaattgttttgtattGGCTGTGCTTCTCTACCTTATGCAACTGAGCTAATAA from Castanea sativa cultivar Marrone di Chiusa Pesio chromosome 11, ASM4071231v1 harbors:
- the LOC142615399 gene encoding pentatricopeptide repeat-containing protein At1g79490, mitochondrial-like, whose protein sequence is MINCRKLNPRTFYSLIRNPSSSCTSSFHSFNSITPNLYTIELYSCCKRFSFLNSIMGLNSISQRLSLSKDPNFVNPSFSRNYCSVKNGDGGSGEWTEEIDYLDESGSVIYSGKGVRSVEPGVDDHVMVGGIKKPFLNASAVAKIVEVVKRWKWGPELETQLDKLQFVPTMTHITQALKVVKDSDVCLSLFRWARRQPWYLPNDECYVMLFDGLNQNRDFDGIQLLFDEMVGDSSNNGISSFTAYNRVIQYLAKAEKLEVSFCCFKKVQDSGCKIDVQTYNSLITLFLNKGLPYKAFEIYGSMEAAGCLLDGSTYELMIPSLAKSGRLDAAFKLFQEMKERNFRPGFSVFSSLVDSMGKAGRLDTSMKVYMEMQGYGLRSSAMMYVSLIESYVKAGKLDAALRLWDEMKKAGFRPNFGLYTLIVESHAKSGKLDIAMSAFKDMEKAGFLPTPSTYSCLLEMHAATGQVDSAMKLYNSMTNAGLRPGLSTYTALLTLLANKKLVDVAAKILLEMKAMGYSVDVSASDVLMVYIKDGSVDLALRWLRFMGSSGIRTNNFIIRQLFESCMKNGLYESAKPLLETYVSSAAKVDLILYTSILAHLVRCQEEENEKHLMSILSATKHRAHSFMCGLFTGPEQRKQPVLSFVRDFFQSIDYELEEGAARYFVNVLLNYLVLMGQINRARCVWKVAYENKLFPKAIVFDQHIAWSLDVRNLSVGAALIAVVHTLHRFRKRMLYYGAVPRRIKLVTGPTLKIVVAQMLSSVESPFEVSKVVLRAPGDSVMKWFKKPIVQQFLLNEIPSRSDILLHKLNTLFPSSAPEIRSLSPPKPLIARRAM